The Pseudomonas kermanshahensis genome includes a window with the following:
- a CDS encoding head-tail connector protein — protein MSVISLTIARHHLRDPDDDDDYLELLIEAAEGQAMDYLNRRFYADQQALDEAVAAGDAGESPMVCNKQIKAASLLILGHLYANREDVVTGTIATEMPKGSEALLTPHRIGWGV, from the coding sequence ATGTCGGTCATCAGTTTGACCATTGCCCGTCATCACCTGCGGGACCCCGACGACGATGACGATTACCTGGAGCTCCTGATCGAGGCGGCCGAAGGGCAGGCGATGGACTATCTGAACCGTCGTTTCTATGCCGACCAGCAGGCGCTGGATGAGGCTGTCGCCGCCGGGGATGCCGGCGAGTCTCCAATGGTCTGCAACAAGCAGATCAAGGCCGCTTCGTTGCTGATCCTCGGCCACCTTTACGCCAACCGTGAGGATGTTGTGACCGGGACCATTGCCACTGAGATGCCGAAGGGCTCCGAGGCACTCCTGACCCCGCATCGTATCGGGTGGGGCGTATGA
- a CDS encoding phage head closure protein — protein MRAGPLRHLFEVTHRHEERNKSGGATVTWRPAVRPEMWGEVRTPTGRVTAVAEKLSAVVTAEIIGRPRSDIIAGSRLTRRGVTYQVEAVLPDNENTLMRLLCSSVPNP, from the coding sequence ATGAGGGCCGGCCCGCTACGTCACCTGTTCGAGGTGACCCACCGACATGAGGAGCGCAATAAGTCTGGGGGAGCAACAGTGACGTGGCGTCCTGCAGTTCGCCCTGAAATGTGGGGCGAAGTCCGCACCCCTACTGGGCGCGTAACAGCAGTTGCTGAAAAGCTGAGTGCTGTTGTCACGGCCGAGATTATCGGTAGGCCGCGCTCAGACATCATTGCCGGGTCGCGTCTGACGCGCCGTGGGGTCACTTACCAAGTCGAGGCAGTTTTGCCGGACAACGAGAACACCCTGATGAGGCTGCTCTGCTCATCGGTACCGAATCCATGA
- a CDS encoding terminase large subunit: MQWTTACPDWWRCLAAGESIIPEPLFPDEAEAGLDVFKGLKIVDAPGSPTIEAACAPWVLAFAGAIFGSYNSETGERLIREVMLCIPKKNSKSTIAAGIMLTALIRNWRLSAEFIILAPTKEIADNSFIPAKDMVNNDDELKALLHVQPHLRLITHRETGATLKVVAADSDVVGGKKAVGVLIDEAWLFGKNPKAADMIREATGGLLSRPEGFIIWLTTQSNEPPAGVFRSKLNYARGVRDGRIDDNRFLPIIYEFSQEMIKSGEARKPENFHLVNPNIDYSVDRPTLERLFMQAELDGEAELRGFLAKHLNIEIGLALMSDAWVGAEFWEPQSTSWLSLDEILTRCEVIDVGGDGGGLDDLLGLAVIGRESGTRRWFHWAHAWAHPSVLERRKSEAPRLRDLEKAGDLTIVERIGDDVEQFAAIVARVNATGLLDKVGLDPAGIGAVLDALADADVEEDKIVGISQGWKLTGAIKTTERKLAEGTLLHCGQPLMAWSCGNAKGVPSANAFLITKQASGTAKIDPLMATFNAVSLISLNPEGRGGMDNFMAGIRDPLIA; this comes from the coding sequence ATGCAATGGACAACGGCCTGCCCGGATTGGTGGAGGTGCCTGGCTGCGGGCGAATCAATCATCCCTGAGCCGCTGTTTCCAGACGAAGCTGAAGCCGGCCTCGATGTGTTCAAGGGGCTGAAGATCGTCGATGCCCCGGGCAGCCCCACCATTGAAGCCGCTTGCGCACCCTGGGTCTTGGCGTTTGCCGGGGCCATCTTCGGCAGCTACAACAGCGAGACCGGCGAACGTCTGATTCGGGAGGTGATGCTCTGCATCCCGAAAAAAAACAGTAAATCCACGATTGCAGCAGGGATCATGCTGACAGCACTGATCCGCAACTGGCGCCTTTCAGCTGAGTTCATCATTCTGGCGCCGACTAAGGAGATTGCCGACAACTCGTTCATCCCGGCCAAGGACATGGTCAACAATGACGACGAGCTGAAAGCGCTGCTGCATGTCCAGCCGCACCTGCGGCTGATCACTCATCGTGAGACCGGCGCCACCTTGAAGGTGGTGGCTGCGGATAGCGACGTGGTTGGCGGCAAGAAGGCGGTCGGCGTCCTCATCGATGAGGCTTGGCTATTCGGCAAGAACCCCAAAGCCGCTGACATGATCCGGGAGGCTACTGGTGGTCTGCTGTCGCGACCTGAAGGCTTCATCATCTGGCTGACGACCCAGTCAAACGAGCCACCGGCTGGTGTGTTCCGCTCCAAGCTCAACTACGCTCGCGGCGTGCGTGATGGCCGGATCGACGACAACCGTTTCCTGCCGATCATCTATGAGTTCTCTCAAGAGATGATCAAGAGCGGCGAGGCGAGGAAGCCTGAGAACTTCCACCTGGTCAATCCCAACATCGACTACTCGGTTGACCGACCTACGCTTGAGCGCCTGTTTATGCAGGCTGAACTGGACGGCGAGGCTGAGCTACGCGGCTTCCTGGCCAAGCACCTCAACATCGAAATCGGCCTCGCACTGATGTCCGACGCCTGGGTCGGCGCGGAGTTCTGGGAGCCCCAAAGTACAAGCTGGCTCAGCCTTGATGAAATCCTCACGCGATGCGAGGTAATCGATGTTGGCGGCGACGGTGGCGGTTTGGATGACTTGCTCGGTCTTGCAGTGATTGGGCGGGAGTCTGGTACCCGAAGATGGTTCCACTGGGCTCACGCCTGGGCCCACCCCTCCGTCCTAGAACGGCGCAAATCTGAGGCACCGCGCCTCCGGGACCTGGAAAAAGCCGGTGACCTGACGATTGTCGAGCGTATCGGTGATGACGTGGAGCAGTTCGCAGCCATTGTTGCCCGCGTCAATGCAACTGGATTGCTGGATAAGGTGGGGCTCGACCCGGCAGGGATCGGCGCAGTTCTTGATGCCCTGGCCGACGCAGACGTTGAAGAAGACAAGATCGTCGGTATTTCCCAGGGCTGGAAGCTTACCGGTGCAATCAAGACCACTGAGCGGAAGCTCGCCGAGGGCACCTTGTTGCACTGCGGCCAGCCGCTGATGGCTTGGTCATGCGGCAACGCCAAAGGGGTGCCCTCGGCGAACGCCTTCCTGATCACCAAGCAGGCCTCGGGCACGGCAAAGATCGACCCGCTGATGGCTACATTCAACGCCGTTTCTCTGATCAGCCTCAATCCTGAGGGGCGCGGGGGAATGGACAACTTTATGGCTGGCATTCGGGACCCACTGATCGCATGA
- a CDS encoding tyrosine-type recombinase/integrase, translating to MTNTAAVKISDAEIRRQAAGQVRDLRALGNKGLYFRFHRSRERGSWYLIHKGVWNLIGSYPELSAAKVAAALPDIRLRVEAGEGSSLSSWVLTGELLAWFAERMSRDRSLSAKRKSTAASAIKQHLTPRLGETPLAQIDKALLDRELMWPLQESLSIDYVRLVFQLLALAFRQAAKLGLLSSNPMAGIRFGDFSKAKVTVKPSRLRGVHLEDLISRMKSTLANLPQHGVLALMMLCHGTRLGETRLARWNHISLAEREWFIPAEHTKTGVQHRLPLTDQVRFLLMAYREIQRKQGYHGQFLFPGRQGKPMSEAKASAVFTVLGQGEWTSHDLRKLARTGWADLGVDHLVGELLINHAMGHNVKVYIQSDVMARKREALEKWHAHLDQKGFESVHGLTGDRSMDSWILSRAAERAGFDGFPVSTISEDSK from the coding sequence ATGACCAATACCGCCGCTGTGAAAATCAGCGATGCAGAGATTCGCCGGCAGGCCGCCGGCCAGGTGCGTGACCTGCGCGCCTTGGGAAACAAAGGCCTGTACTTCCGGTTTCACCGGTCCCGCGAACGCGGGTCGTGGTACCTGATCCACAAGGGCGTGTGGAACCTGATCGGCTCCTATCCTGAGCTGAGCGCTGCCAAGGTGGCAGCCGCACTGCCGGACATCCGCTTGCGCGTAGAAGCGGGTGAGGGGTCGAGCCTGTCGAGCTGGGTGCTAACCGGTGAGCTGCTGGCCTGGTTCGCTGAGCGCATGTCCCGTGACCGCAGCCTTTCGGCCAAGCGTAAGAGCACGGCGGCGTCGGCTATCAAGCAGCACCTGACGCCGCGCCTGGGCGAAACGCCACTGGCCCAGATCGACAAAGCGCTGCTAGACCGCGAGCTGATGTGGCCGCTGCAAGAGTCGCTTTCGATCGACTACGTGCGCCTGGTATTTCAGTTGCTCGCGTTGGCCTTCCGGCAGGCCGCCAAACTCGGCCTGCTCAGCTCCAATCCCATGGCCGGCATTCGCTTTGGCGACTTCTCGAAGGCCAAGGTCACGGTCAAGCCGTCGCGGCTGCGCGGTGTGCACCTGGAAGACCTGATATCGCGCATGAAGAGCACCCTGGCGAACCTCCCGCAGCATGGCGTACTGGCCCTGATGATGCTGTGCCACGGTACCCGGCTGGGTGAAACCCGACTGGCCCGCTGGAACCACATCAGCCTGGCCGAGCGGGAGTGGTTCATTCCTGCCGAGCACACCAAGACCGGCGTGCAGCACCGACTGCCACTGACCGACCAGGTGCGCTTCCTGCTGATGGCTTACCGCGAGATCCAGCGCAAGCAGGGCTATCACGGCCAGTTCCTGTTCCCGGGCCGACAGGGCAAGCCTATGAGTGAAGCGAAGGCCTCTGCTGTGTTCACGGTCCTGGGGCAAGGCGAATGGACCAGCCACGACCTACGCAAGCTGGCCCGTACCGGCTGGGCTGACCTGGGTGTTGACCACCTGGTGGGCGAGCTGCTGATCAACCATGCCATGGGCCACAACGTGAAGGTGTACATCCAGTCCGACGTGATGGCCCGCAAGCGTGAGGCGCTGGAGAAGTGGCACGCACACCTTGATCAGAAAGGTTTCGAGTCGGTTCACGGCTTGACCGGTGATAGATCAATGGATTCATGGATTCTCTCGCGGGCCGCAGAACGTGCGGGTTTCGACGGATTTCCGGTATCCACCATAAGCGAGGATTCGAAATGA
- a CDS encoding phage portal protein: MIKTLSQALGAAATKPSASMSEWLGKTIKLSDGGFWSAFNGAQSSSGKSVSVDKAMRLSTVWACVRIISTSVAGLPLSIYRRMPDGSRESARDFPLYDVVHNSPNEDMAAFHFWQAVVASMLLWGNAYCEIHRSAGRVIALDFLMPSRVDLEFDDDGRLRYFFRPRKGARREIQRQDMLHIPAFTLDGRVGLSAIRYGADVFGSAMSADDAANSTFRNGMMPTVAFSVDKTLNPAQRVQFREYVKTISGALNAGKSPVLEQGVKPEMIGINPADAQLLESRGHSIEEICRWFGVPPWMVMKTDKGSNWGTGLEQQQIAFLTYCIMSFTAPIEQCVNKWCMTAVDRIKFYAEYSLEAFLRADSAGRAAYLSTMGQNGYLTRNEGRRKENLPSMPGGDVLTVQSNLVPLDQLGKQDDGQAARAALMNWLQQPEK; this comes from the coding sequence GTGATTAAAACCCTATCCCAGGCTTTAGGCGCTGCTGCCACCAAGCCCTCAGCCAGTATGAGCGAATGGCTGGGCAAGACCATCAAGCTGTCGGATGGCGGTTTCTGGAGTGCCTTTAATGGCGCCCAGTCCAGTAGTGGTAAGTCAGTCAGCGTCGACAAGGCCATGCGCTTGTCCACCGTGTGGGCATGCGTCCGTATCATCTCGACCTCGGTAGCCGGCTTGCCGCTGAGCATCTACCGGCGGATGCCCGATGGTAGCCGAGAGAGTGCCCGTGATTTCCCGCTGTACGACGTTGTGCACAACAGCCCCAACGAAGACATGGCTGCCTTTCATTTCTGGCAGGCAGTCGTCGCCTCGATGCTGCTGTGGGGCAACGCCTACTGCGAGATCCATCGCTCCGCTGGGCGCGTCATTGCCCTGGACTTCCTGATGCCGTCGAGAGTCGACCTTGAGTTCGACGACGATGGACGACTCAGGTATTTCTTCAGGCCCCGAAAGGGAGCGCGCCGAGAGATCCAGCGGCAGGACATGCTTCACATCCCAGCCTTCACCCTGGATGGCCGAGTTGGCCTTTCTGCTATTCGGTACGGCGCGGATGTGTTCGGTTCTGCGATGTCTGCAGATGATGCCGCCAATAGCACATTCCGCAACGGCATGATGCCCACAGTCGCTTTTTCGGTCGACAAGACGCTTAACCCGGCTCAGCGCGTCCAGTTTCGTGAGTACGTTAAGACAATCTCCGGGGCATTGAATGCCGGCAAGAGCCCAGTACTTGAGCAGGGCGTGAAGCCGGAGATGATCGGGATCAACCCTGCCGATGCGCAGTTGCTGGAGTCGAGAGGGCATAGCATCGAGGAAATTTGCCGATGGTTCGGCGTTCCGCCCTGGATGGTGATGAAGACCGACAAGGGCAGCAACTGGGGGACCGGCCTGGAGCAACAGCAGATCGCGTTTCTTACGTACTGCATCATGTCCTTCACAGCGCCGATCGAGCAGTGCGTGAACAAGTGGTGCATGACGGCGGTTGACCGGATCAAATTCTACGCCGAGTACTCACTTGAAGCGTTCCTGCGTGCGGACAGCGCCGGTCGGGCAGCCTATCTCAGCACGATGGGCCAGAACGGCTACCTGACCCGAAACGAAGGGCGGCGGAAAGAGAACCTTCCAAGCATGCCAGGTGGCGACGTGCTGACCGTGCAATCGAATCTGGTGCCGCTGGACCAGCTGGGTAAGCAAGACGATGGGCAGGCCGCAAGGGCCGCTCTGATGAACTGGCTCCAACAGCCCGAAAAGTAA
- a CDS encoding head maturation protease, ClpP-related → MKHKIQSRGLRSEMSPRALDKWNPAIQAAVENTSDTITVYGVIGEDWYGEGVTLKRIDAALRAIGERDVTVYINSPGGDMFEGIAIYNRLQEHSHEVTTKVLGMAASAASIVFLAGKKREVASSAFLMIHNCWTWLAGNRNYLRDIADDMQEFDAAMADLYAETSGQSAEDMAELMDDETYIRGKRAVELGLATGVLSSSEVTERETEDAAQNNALKAMDVALAKGGMPRSERRELFANFKSGMPRAPGGGTHNAASTDKPSAVAPDLSASLSAATNLLNSLKGK, encoded by the coding sequence ATGAAGCACAAGATCCAGTCTCGCGGCCTGCGCAGCGAGATGAGCCCGCGCGCGCTCGACAAATGGAATCCCGCGATCCAGGCGGCCGTCGAGAACACCTCAGACACCATCACCGTGTACGGCGTGATCGGCGAAGACTGGTATGGCGAGGGCGTCACGCTGAAACGAATCGACGCCGCCTTGCGGGCGATCGGCGAGCGTGATGTCACCGTCTACATCAACTCGCCAGGCGGTGACATGTTCGAAGGCATTGCCATTTACAACCGCCTTCAAGAACACAGCCACGAGGTCACCACTAAGGTGCTCGGCATGGCGGCGAGCGCTGCTTCGATTGTCTTCCTCGCGGGGAAGAAGCGAGAGGTGGCCAGCAGCGCCTTCCTCATGATCCACAACTGCTGGACCTGGCTCGCCGGCAATCGCAACTACCTCCGTGATATCGCCGACGATATGCAGGAGTTCGATGCCGCGATGGCTGACCTCTACGCCGAGACGAGTGGGCAGTCGGCGGAGGACATGGCCGAGCTGATGGACGACGAAACCTATATCCGTGGTAAGCGCGCCGTGGAGCTTGGCCTGGCGACTGGGGTGTTGTCTTCCAGCGAAGTTACCGAACGCGAAACCGAGGACGCGGCCCAGAACAATGCGCTCAAGGCCATGGATGTCGCTCTGGCCAAGGGGGGGATGCCTCGATCCGAGCGCCGCGAACTGTTCGCCAATTTCAAGTCCGGCATGCCTCGCGCTCCCGGCGGGGGCACGCATAACGCTGCCTCGACCGATAAGCCCAGCGCTGTCGCGCCAGACCTCTCCGCCTCTCTGAGCGCGGCAACCAATCTCCTCAATTCTCTGAAAGGAAAGTGA
- a CDS encoding HNH endonuclease, whose protein sequence is MARLKTLGSRIKESAGSRVKTVTPGSWRSGMSSSQRGYDYKWQKAREQYLNDNPLCVFCERNGRTAAAKVVDHIIAHRGDMTLFWDQANWQSLCKPCHDSVKQAEEVAGLGG, encoded by the coding sequence ATGGCCAGACTCAAGACCCTGGGCTCACGCATCAAGGAAAGCGCAGGATCACGGGTCAAGACGGTCACGCCAGGCAGCTGGCGGAGCGGAATGAGCAGCTCCCAGCGTGGTTACGACTACAAGTGGCAGAAGGCCCGCGAGCAGTACCTCAACGACAATCCGCTCTGCGTCTTCTGCGAGCGGAACGGCCGCACTGCCGCTGCAAAGGTGGTCGACCACATCATTGCTCACCGTGGGGACATGACTCTCTTCTGGGATCAGGCCAACTGGCAGAGCCTCTGCAAGCCTTGCCACGACTCGGTCAAGCAGGCCGAGGAGGTAGCTGGCCTGGGCGGCTGA
- a CDS encoding phage major capsid protein, giving the protein MDFEAQVKELNASLKGIGDQIKSQAEATEKQIKASGEMNTETRAKVDELLTKQGELQARLGEAEQKLVNASRDRSHQEEPQKSVGALVIESEELKDMNSSFRGSRRVSVPRAAITTATGGDLVQTQRLPGIIAPPQRRLTVRDLVAPGTTESNSIEYVRETGFVNNARTVAENTAKPYSDLTFGLATANVRTIAHLFKASRQMLDDAKALQSYIDGRARYGLTMAEEAQLLYGNGTGVNLQGLMTVAQLYAAPAGVAVVGEQRIDRLRLALLQAELAEFPSDGIVLNPIDWAAIELTKDGEGRYIIGQPQEGTNAKLWNRPVVSTQAMTQNDFLVGAFKLGAQIFDRMEIEVLISTENGDDFEKNMATIRAEERLAFAIYRDEAFVTGPLVTP; this is encoded by the coding sequence ATGGACTTTGAAGCCCAAGTCAAGGAACTCAACGCCAGCCTCAAGGGCATTGGCGATCAGATCAAAAGCCAGGCCGAGGCGACCGAGAAGCAAATCAAGGCTTCCGGTGAAATGAATACCGAAACGCGTGCCAAGGTCGATGAACTGCTGACCAAGCAGGGCGAACTTCAGGCGCGCCTGGGCGAGGCAGAGCAGAAACTGGTGAATGCAAGCCGGGATCGGAGCCATCAGGAAGAGCCGCAGAAATCGGTAGGCGCTCTCGTGATCGAGAGCGAAGAACTGAAGGACATGAACTCGTCCTTCCGTGGTTCCCGCCGTGTCTCCGTGCCGCGCGCGGCCATCACTACCGCAACCGGCGGTGACCTGGTGCAGACTCAGCGCTTGCCGGGGATCATTGCCCCGCCTCAGCGCCGACTGACCGTCCGCGACCTGGTCGCGCCAGGTACCACCGAATCGAACTCCATCGAGTACGTCCGTGAAACCGGCTTCGTCAATAACGCCCGCACTGTGGCGGAGAACACTGCCAAGCCGTACTCCGACCTGACCTTCGGCCTGGCCACGGCGAACGTGCGGACCATCGCCCATTTATTCAAAGCCAGCCGCCAGATGCTGGACGACGCCAAGGCACTGCAGAGCTATATCGACGGTCGTGCACGCTACGGCCTCACCATGGCGGAAGAAGCTCAATTGCTTTACGGCAACGGCACTGGCGTGAACCTGCAGGGCCTCATGACCGTTGCTCAACTGTACGCCGCCCCGGCTGGTGTAGCTGTAGTGGGCGAGCAGCGCATTGACCGCCTGCGCCTGGCGCTGCTGCAGGCCGAACTGGCCGAGTTCCCATCCGACGGCATCGTGCTCAACCCGATCGATTGGGCGGCCATTGAGCTGACTAAGGACGGCGAGGGGCGCTACATCATCGGCCAGCCTCAGGAAGGCACCAACGCGAAACTCTGGAATCGCCCTGTGGTTTCTACCCAGGCCATGACACAGAACGACTTCCTCGTCGGTGCGTTCAAGCTCGGCGCCCAGATCTTCGACCGCATGGAAATCGAAGTGCTGATCTCGACCGAGAACGGTGATGACTTCGAGAAAAACATGGCAACGATTCGCGCTGAAGAGCGCCTGGCCTTTGCCATCTATCGCGACGAAGCGTTTGTCACTGGCCCGCTGGTCACGCCTTAA
- a CDS encoding chemotaxis protein — MDPTDLGPGTATWLGGTGTVLLGGFLWLRKFLSKDAADRAMDNADIGTVRRLNELLDSEREARKLAEARADQFAKERNDLAISVGRLEGNILALTRQVEQLTDKVTTQSEEISRLRAQLGGAK; from the coding sequence ATGGACCCGACCGACCTCGGCCCAGGCACAGCCACCTGGCTGGGCGGAACGGGCACTGTATTGCTCGGCGGCTTCCTGTGGCTGAGGAAGTTCCTCTCGAAAGATGCCGCAGACCGCGCAATGGATAACGCCGATATCGGCACCGTCCGCCGCTTGAATGAATTGCTCGACTCCGAGCGCGAAGCCCGCAAGCTGGCAGAAGCCCGCGCTGATCAGTTCGCCAAAGAGCGCAATGATCTGGCGATATCGGTCGGCCGCCTGGAGGGCAACATCCTCGCCTTGACCAGGCAGGTTGAGCAGCTGACCGACAAGGTCACCACGCAAAGCGAGGAGATCTCGCGGCTTCGCGCTCAGCTTGGAGGTGCCAAGTGA
- a CDS encoding antiterminator Q family protein, producing MSNVERTAEDLLEHWGRWVVLGSGVSCCASRENTILDPIITDDDALFIDRLVGRLRSRYPECGQVIIKYYTSRDASLRDVGKKLGFGEEKTRQLWKAGVAWVDGALDTRREAA from the coding sequence ATGAGCAATGTAGAAAGAACGGCTGAGGATCTGCTGGAACACTGGGGGCGCTGGGTGGTGCTTGGATCGGGAGTGTCGTGCTGCGCATCGCGGGAGAACACCATACTCGACCCGATAATCACCGACGACGACGCGCTATTCATTGATCGCCTTGTCGGGCGACTTCGAAGCCGCTATCCAGAATGCGGCCAGGTCATCATTAAGTACTACACCTCCCGCGACGCCTCGCTTAGGGATGTCGGTAAGAAGCTGGGCTTCGGCGAAGAGAAGACGCGGCAGCTTTGGAAAGCCGGTGTGGCCTGGGTCGATGGTGCGCTGGATACCCGGCGCGAAGCAGCTTGA
- a CDS encoding terminase small subunit, whose protein sequence is MALTDKKRRFVDALLSGATNREAAIAAGYSEKTASQAGSKLAKDPDVLAEVGRRLKQKQATSTEVKPARKVKAEQPEFEQPGEVSLTETDDPRAFLTELMNAEGADMRMRLEAAKTLMPYVHGKVADQGKKEQKAEAAKQVGKGKYSQGKPPLSVVKN, encoded by the coding sequence ATGGCTTTAACCGACAAGAAGCGGCGGTTTGTTGACGCTTTGCTGTCGGGGGCCACAAATCGTGAGGCGGCGATTGCTGCCGGATATTCGGAGAAGACCGCGTCGCAAGCGGGCTCCAAGCTAGCCAAGGACCCCGACGTGCTCGCAGAGGTCGGGCGACGCCTGAAGCAAAAGCAGGCAACCAGCACCGAAGTTAAACCTGCGCGAAAAGTTAAAGCTGAACAGCCGGAATTTGAGCAGCCCGGCGAGGTATCTCTCACAGAGACCGACGACCCGCGAGCCTTCCTTACTGAGCTGATGAACGCCGAGGGCGCCGACATGCGTATGCGACTGGAAGCGGCCAAGACGCTGATGCCTTATGTGCACGGCAAGGTCGCTGACCAGGGCAAGAAAGAGCAGAAGGCCGAGGCCGCCAAACAGGTCGGTAAAGGCAAGTACTCCCAAGGCAAGCCACCCCTCTCCGTAGTGAAGAATTGA